The Bdellovibrio sp. NC01 genome includes the window CTTTTTAACTAGGAACAAAAACCATCATACAAATACAAGCGCCGTCATACAGGAAGTTAACCATAACAATAACACGACGAGTGGGCGAAGAACTCTTTGTGATTACAAAGCACCCGATCGTCACTTCTATTTAAATGATATTTATTTAGAGCGCATCATTTCCGGTTTTTCGAAAGCGGTTTTAATTCCTGTTGCAGATACTAGCTGTTTGCCAAATTCCTTTTCGGGAATGGTAGATTTCATTCGTTTTCAAAGTCCCGAGTTCGTGCCGTTTGGCTACAATCATTCATTGGAGCTAGCTTTGACGAAAAGCGCAGACACCTATGTGATGCAAGATTTTGCTAACGACAAAACTTCGCTAGAGCATCTGGGATATTCTAAGTTTGATCAATTGCAGGCAGACCTAAAGAAAGCTTATGGACCGGAAGCGCTTAAAGGAAATTTTCTTTGGGTCAGTGTACAGCCCCTGAAAATCACTTGGTCGCGACGTAATTATGAAGTGCCCTCTTTCCATCCCTTGGCTGCCACAATTAGTAAGCAGGAAGTAGCATCGCTTTTGAAAGAAAAACCACAGGTGGTGGACGTACGCGAAACTATCGATGGGGATAAAAAACTTCCCGGTGCTATTGTTTATAATAAATTTAAACCAGATTTGCGCATGCATATCGCCGCGATTGGCGACTTACGACCTTACGCTGCTTTATTTAAGCAGTTGGATAAGGACAAGCCTGTTATTGTGTACGATAAAAATGAAATTCACTTCGGTGCATATAACATAGCCACAATCTTGGGGTCGCAGAATTTTAAAAAGATTTATATTTTCCGCGGCGGTTATGATGAATGGGCAGGTGTGCCGATTCTTGCGCCGAATGATTTAAATGTAAAGATAGTCAGTGGCGCTGAGATCGTAGAAATGCGTAAGAAAAATCAACTTCTTATCATTGATGTCAGAAATCTGGGCTCATATAAATTCCGTCATATACTTGAAGCGAAACATGCAACGGTCGGAATGTTCCTGAATAACAGAGCAATCTTTAGTATGATCGAGGTCATGCCAGATTCGATTCCCATCATCATGGGAGAAAACGAATACGACTGGCGTCCTTATAATATTATTAAAAACATGTTGAAGACTAAGCCAGAGCTTGCGAAAAAAATTTACTGGTATCGCGGTGGTATGAGTGATGCGCGCTTCCTAGAGGCCATGCGCGTATATCTGCCAGATTCGGAACGACTTAAAATTGGACCACGTTTGGTCAAAGATTATGAGCGAACTCGTGACGCTAATCCCATTGATGGTCGTCGGGGAGATTTCAAGAGCCAAGAAGACAAGCTCTAAGATTTTCTGCTGGTTTCTGCATGAAGCCGGGCAGACGTTTTGTTCCTTCGCTCCATTCTTTAAGGATCAAATCACGATCGCCGTTTTTACACCATGAGTTCATCACATCAAATGAACGATATTGGATGAAATTATTCTTCAGACGCAAGCGCATCAGCTCGTTCATATAGAACATCGCAAGGTCCTTATCCTTAGCTTTGTGATAAGCCTCAATCGCCAGATAAAACTTTTGATAGGGATTGATATCTTCGTCTTTAATTTGATCCCACAGCGGTTGCGGTTGCAGTTCACCATCTAATTCTGCCAACTCCATAGGGAACAGAATGCCGTTTTTAAAATCCGGGGCGCTTTGCTTAAGCAGCTCTTGCCACATCTCTTTCACCAGCGTTGGATTTTCTTTAACAAGATTCTTCGCGCAATTGATGTCGCTAGCTAGGTCACACAAGAACAGACGAAATCCTGTAAGTGTCGGATGCAATGTCAGGCGCATGCCGTTCTTAATCAGCGCTCTTTGTTTTTGTAAAAGCAATGCGGGATCGAGCTCTGAACGGACGAAGACTAAATCATTGCTTGGGTTGAAATCGTAAAGATCACGAATGCCGCCGCTTTTATCAAAGAACAAGAATTGTTCTGGATAAGTGCTGGAAACCCAAAGTCCCGTTTCGGTGTAAGCACCTGCCGTCGCTTCTTTCGGAGTAAAATTTCCATTTTTTACGAAGTCCAATAGCTCAGGCACGAGATTTTGAAATTCAAAAGTCATGTGATGTTTCGTTGCTGTCTGATTTGGCAACCAGATTTGCATCAATGGAAATTCTGAACGGGCAGAGAACAAAAGATTGTCGCCATGTGCGACCATTCTTTGTGTGGGATATTCTCCACCTGTCGACCACACGTTTTCGCCATGATCCGACATCAAGACGATAATGGTATTCTTTTTTCTTTTCTCTAAATATTGCAGGACGGGGTCGATAAATTGATCGCGGACTCTTTCTAAGGACTTATCGTATAAAGCTTGATTGTACGAAGCACGCTGTTTCCATTGTTCGGTTGTCAGCGTTTCGCGTGCCGCCTTATTCCAAGATGTATACGAAAACTTCAAGCCGCCATGAAAATCTTTTTGCTCGGCATAATATGGATAAGAACTTGATGCCGGCCAGTGATGCGCACACGTGTGCAAGAATATAAATTGCGGCTCTTTTTGTTGGAGTCGCTCGCTGAGCATCGCTAAGGTTTTATTAGCAAAGAGAGGAACTCGAAACGCAGGATTATAAGCGGCATTAAGATAAAGGCTTGGAACAAAGATCTTTCCTAAGTCGTTATTGAAAAGCGAATAAAACAAGAATGGCCTTGCAATCATCGGTAACAAGACGCTAGGCAAGCCTCCCGGCGGATTCATCG containing:
- a CDS encoding rhodanese-like domain-containing protein, with amino-acid sequence MRLRPSHLFFTILVIGSIGVVSFFLTRNKNHHTNTSAVIQEVNHNNNTTSGRRTLCDYKAPDRHFYLNDIYLERIISGFSKAVLIPVADTSCLPNSFSGMVDFIRFQSPEFVPFGYNHSLELALTKSADTYVMQDFANDKTSLEHLGYSKFDQLQADLKKAYGPEALKGNFLWVSVQPLKITWSRRNYEVPSFHPLAATISKQEVASLLKEKPQVVDVRETIDGDKKLPGAIVYNKFKPDLRMHIAAIGDLRPYAALFKQLDKDKPVIVYDKNEIHFGAYNIATILGSQNFKKIYIFRGGYDEWAGVPILAPNDLNVKIVSGAEIVEMRKKNQLLIIDVRNLGSYKFRHILEAKHATVGMFLNNRAIFSMIEVMPDSIPIIMGENEYDWRPYNIIKNMLKTKPELAKKIYWYRGGMSDARFLEAMRVYLPDSERLKIGPRLVKDYERTRDANPIDGRRGDFKSQEDKL
- a CDS encoding sulfatase-like hydrolase/transferase, whose protein sequence is MKTWLKRLWSLPAFLLTLLLYVLQLMTTLYIASALPRGVSDKLVDFEAVWQIAQFYIGDLCLFIFFYALLATLEKTFIKKFRWVHITLFAGIIFAKLALYHPALIEDLPGGKLLLANSPIYAFPLAVILFTGWIIVGVMQTPALLKNPQKSQKIVGCAFFLGFAIYIFWALFKYDNVTIPEATATEKSKPDVVLVTLDSVNHDSFIKNGMSKENDALGRFLNDSIEITSPVTPVAQTHASLTSLLTGQSPFEHGIRYNLGKKATDPDYLQNSLLNDFKKLGYSTSMIVDSMAFKFIPPERFDHAMNPPGGLPSVLLPMIARPFLFYSLFNNDLGKIFVPSLYLNAAYNPAFRVPLFANKTLAMLSERLQQKEPQFIFLHTCAHHWPASSSYPYYAEQKDFHGGLKFSYTSWNKAARETLTTEQWKQRASYNQALYDKSLERVRDQFIDPVLQYLEKRKKNTIIVLMSDHGENVWSTGGEYPTQRMVAHGDNLLFSARSEFPLMQIWLPNQTATKHHMTFEFQNLVPELLDFVKNGNFTPKEATAGAYTETGLWVSSTYPEQFLFFDKSGGIRDLYDFNPSNDLVFVRSELDPALLLQKQRALIKNGMRLTLHPTLTGFRLFLCDLASDINCAKNLVKENPTLVKEMWQELLKQSAPDFKNGILFPMELAELDGELQPQPLWDQIKDEDINPYQKFYLAIEAYHKAKDKDLAMFYMNELMRLRLKNNFIQYRSFDVMNSWCKNGDRDLILKEWSEGTKRLPGFMQKPAENLRACLLGS